The proteins below are encoded in one region of Fimbriimonadaceae bacterium:
- a CDS encoding prolipoprotein diacylglyceryl transferase, producing MHPVLFQIGNFPVRTFGVLLVVGVLVATYMAQRRATRHGIAAEKVWDAVIWLVLPGILGARIFYIVQHLDFFTKNPDQLLSLRFEGLTSFGGLAFGFIGLLLWTRREKVSMPVFLDIVGVPVLVAQAIGRVGCLMNGCCYGRPTTEWYGIHIHGLAERHVPAQFTDMVLMLAGAGIIAWVERHRRLVAGQSFSLMLVAYGLSRFFYEFFRAGTEEEFRMGIASSSYFMGSPITTAQLVSLLMVGIGFVVYVYFQRRQTGTVQTAGA from the coding sequence ATGCATCCCGTGCTCTTCCAGATCGGCAATTTCCCTGTCCGGACGTTCGGCGTCCTGCTGGTGGTCGGCGTGCTTGTCGCCACTTACATGGCCCAGCGCAGGGCGACTCGGCACGGCATCGCGGCCGAGAAGGTGTGGGACGCGGTGATCTGGCTGGTTTTGCCCGGCATTCTCGGCGCACGCATTTTCTACATCGTTCAGCACCTGGACTTCTTCACCAAGAACCCCGACCAGCTCCTGAGCCTGCGTTTTGAGGGGCTGACCAGTTTTGGTGGCCTTGCCTTCGGATTCATCGGGCTCCTGCTCTGGACCCGCCGCGAGAAGGTCTCGATGCCCGTCTTTTTGGACATCGTCGGCGTCCCCGTGCTCGTCGCCCAGGCGATCGGCCGGGTGGGATGCCTGATGAACGGCTGCTGCTATGGGCGGCCCACGACCGAGTGGTACGGCATCCATATCCATGGCCTGGCCGAGCGGCACGTGCCCGCCCAGTTCACGGACATGGTGCTGATGCTGGCCGGCGCGGGGATCATCGCCTGGGTCGAGCGGCACCGTCGGCTCGTGGCCGGCCAGTCGTTCTCGCTCATGCTCGTGGCCTATGGGCTCAGCCGGTTCTTCTATGAGTTCTTCCGGGCGGGGACGGAGGAGGAGTTTCGTATGGGCATCGCCAGTTCCTCCTACTTCATGGGCTCGCCGATCACCACCGCCCAGCTCGTGAGCCTGCTCATGGTCGGGATCGGCTTCGTCGTCTACGTTTACTTCCAGCGGCGCCAGACCGGCACCGTCCAGACTGCGGGCGCGTGA
- a CDS encoding dihydroorotase, protein MRTLLRNGRILDPSQDLDMVGNVLLEDAQIIELGPETSGDADRVIDCSGLWIAPGLVDMHTHLREPGQEHRETIRSGTMAGAAGGYTNLCCMPNTSPPLDNPALVDFILDRAASPDSGGIFVAPVGALTVGQEGEQLSDMAALKRAGVVAVSDEGNPIQNARVMMRAMETCLQIDLPIMAHCEEKSLSEGGCINEGTMSALLGLPGIPRTAEEIAVMRNGLLSLNTGCRLHVMRVSTWGTIEIIGRLKDLGAPVTCDVCPHHFILTEEEIGEFNPHFKTSPPLRTQVDLDIVMQGLAGGVIDAIASDHSPYASHEVSVPIEEAPFGGAALETTLGATLTYLTHPGVLSPLQTFRKLSTTPTEILRLDAGTLRPAATAVAQIVLVDPNVEWSFDPQRTFSRGKNSPFAGAEFRGKVVMTMCGVEVYRDPLFDESRFATPVA, encoded by the coding sequence GTGAGGACACTCCTTCGAAACGGGCGCATCCTGGATCCGTCGCAAGACCTTGACATGGTCGGCAACGTCTTGCTCGAAGACGCGCAGATCATCGAGCTCGGGCCGGAGACTTCCGGCGACGCAGACCGCGTGATCGATTGCTCCGGGCTGTGGATCGCCCCTGGCCTGGTTGACATGCACACCCACCTGCGAGAGCCCGGGCAGGAGCACCGCGAGACCATCCGCAGCGGCACCATGGCGGGGGCGGCAGGAGGCTACACGAACCTCTGCTGCATGCCGAACACGTCGCCGCCGCTGGACAACCCGGCCCTGGTCGACTTCATCCTGGATCGTGCGGCCTCGCCCGATTCCGGCGGCATCTTTGTCGCGCCGGTCGGCGCGCTCACGGTGGGGCAGGAGGGCGAGCAACTTTCCGACATGGCCGCGCTGAAGCGGGCGGGGGTCGTCGCGGTGAGCGACGAAGGCAACCCGATCCAGAACGCGCGGGTGATGATGCGGGCGATGGAGACCTGCCTGCAGATCGACCTCCCGATCATGGCCCACTGCGAGGAAAAGTCCCTCAGCGAGGGGGGCTGCATCAACGAGGGCACGATGAGCGCGCTACTAGGCCTGCCCGGCATCCCGCGCACGGCCGAGGAGATCGCGGTCATGCGCAACGGCCTGCTCTCCCTGAACACGGGCTGCCGCCTGCACGTGATGCGCGTGAGCACCTGGGGCACGATCGAGATCATCGGCCGGCTCAAAGACCTCGGGGCGCCGGTGACCTGCGACGTCTGCCCGCACCACTTTATCCTGACCGAAGAGGAGATCGGCGAGTTCAACCCGCACTTTAAGACCTCGCCCCCGCTCCGCACCCAGGTCGACCTTGACATCGTGATGCAAGGGTTGGCGGGGGGCGTCATCGACGCCATCGCCAGCGACCACTCGCCATACGCCAGCCATGAGGTCTCCGTCCCGATCGAGGAGGCTCCGTTCGGCGGTGCCGCCCTGGAAACCACGCTCGGCGCGACCCTGACCTACCTCACCCACCCGGGTGTCCTTTCGCCGCTACAGACGTTTCGCAAGCTCAGCACGACGCCTACAGAGATCTTGCGGCTGGACGCGGGCACCCTGCGGCCAGCCGCGACCGCGGTCGCCCAGATCGTGCTCGTCGACCCGAACGTGGAATGGTCGTTCGACCCGCAGCGCACCTTCAGCCGCGGCAAGAACTCGCCCTTCGCCGGTGCGGAGTTCCGCGGGAAAGTCGTGATGACGATGTGTGGAGTCGAAGTCTATCGAGACCCCCTCTTTGACGAGAGCCGTTTTGCGACGCCTGTGGCCTAG
- a CDS encoding aspartate carbamoyltransferase catalytic subunit gives MSRHLLAIRQLEPTEIRELLNLARDFKKRVVAGQDTTVKTRRAIGLLLFENSTRTRVSFEQAASYLGHRTVNFSGAGSSMRKGETLKDTILTLRFERLEALVMRHPAAGAAALAAKDFGSPVINAGDGQHEHPTQALGDALTIMERKGGLDGLVVAIVGDVNHSRVARSNAWLLTKMGAEVRFVGPRTLMPSNPAKLPGSVYYDLRTGVADADVIMCLRLQRERMDDGLLTSVGEYRRQYQVTRSVLRSANQDVLVMHPGPLNRGVEIDDSTADGANSAIADQVSNGIFVRMAALHWVFEEAKVAAGGKA, from the coding sequence ATGAGCCGCCACTTGCTGGCCATCCGGCAGCTTGAGCCCACGGAGATTCGCGAGCTCTTAAACCTGGCCCGCGACTTCAAGAAGCGCGTGGTGGCCGGGCAGGACACGACCGTGAAGACGCGCCGGGCCATCGGGCTTCTGCTGTTTGAGAACTCGACCCGCACGCGCGTCAGCTTCGAGCAGGCGGCCAGCTACCTGGGCCACCGTACGGTGAACTTCAGCGGCGCGGGAAGTTCGATGCGCAAGGGCGAGACGCTGAAGGACACGATCCTTACGCTTCGTTTCGAAAGGTTGGAGGCCCTGGTCATGCGACACCCTGCCGCGGGCGCGGCCGCCCTGGCCGCCAAAGACTTCGGAAGCCCCGTGATCAACGCGGGCGACGGGCAGCACGAGCACCCGACCCAGGCATTGGGCGACGCGCTCACGATCATGGAGCGCAAAGGGGGGCTGGACGGGCTCGTGGTCGCGATCGTCGGCGACGTGAACCATTCGCGGGTGGCCCGCTCGAACGCCTGGCTGCTCACGAAGATGGGCGCGGAGGTCCGCTTCGTCGGCCCGCGGACGCTCATGCCGAGCAACCCCGCCAAGCTTCCCGGCTCGGTCTACTACGACCTCCGCACGGGGGTGGCGGACGCCGACGTGATCATGTGCCTTCGGTTGCAGCGTGAGCGAATGGACGACGGGCTGCTGACCTCGGTGGGCGAGTACCGCCGCCAATACCAGGTGACGCGGTCTGTCTTGCGATCGGCCAACCAGGACGTGCTGGTGATGCACCCTGGCCCGCTCAACCGCGGGGTCGAGATCGACGATTCGACCGCCGACGGCGCGAACAGCGCGATCGCGGACCAGGTGTCGAACGGCATCTTCGTCCGCATGGCCGCCTTGCACTGGGTCTTCGAGGAAGCCAAAGTCGCGGCCGGAGGCAAAGCGTGA
- the pyrR gene encoding bifunctional pyr operon transcriptional regulator/uracil phosphoribosyltransferase PyrR encodes MPSLLLDAAGMKRTLGRMAHEILELNGGSENLVVVGILRRGYPVAKRLAFTMTQIEGVTIPCGKIDVRSSRDDRPTTAGEDQSEIPFEVEGKTVILVDEVIFTGRTIRAALDVLLKFGRPACVRLAVLADRGHRELPIEPNTVGKVIDTERGDHVEVRLQEFDGDDAVILVRADEREAASR; translated from the coding sequence ATGCCTTCGTTGTTGCTCGACGCCGCCGGGATGAAGCGGACGCTCGGGCGCATGGCGCACGAAATATTGGAGCTTAACGGCGGGTCGGAAAACCTCGTCGTCGTCGGGATTCTGCGGCGCGGCTATCCCGTCGCCAAGCGGCTCGCCTTCACGATGACCCAGATCGAGGGGGTCACGATCCCGTGCGGCAAGATCGACGTGCGGTCCAGCCGAGACGACCGCCCCACGACGGCGGGCGAGGATCAGAGCGAGATCCCTTTCGAGGTGGAGGGCAAGACCGTCATCCTGGTGGACGAGGTGATCTTCACGGGCCGCACGATCCGCGCCGCACTGGACGTTTTGCTCAAGTTTGGCCGCCCCGCCTGTGTTCGACTGGCGGTCTTGGCCGACCGGGGCCACCGCGAACTTCCCATCGAGCCCAACACGGTGGGTAAGGTGATCGATACGGAGCGAGGGGACCACGTGGAAGTACGGCTACAAGAATTTGACGGCGACGACGCAGTGATCCTCGTCCGGGCGGACGAGCGCGAGGCGGCCTCTCGATGA
- the rnhC gene encoding ribonuclease HIII, with product MVRRSFGPEGRPLRPAGSSGLEPRPVGGFVVVDCRVGVDESGKGDYFGPLVVAAVYVGPEHYAELEGVRDSKTLTDAKCHALAGVIKRTCPYATVVIGPSKYNELYEKIGNLNSLLAWGHARAIEDVLVKVDCTYVISDQFADPAGLKRRLMERGQKVTLESRVRGESDLAVAAASIVARDEFVRRLAKLGEPYGVALPKGAGPQVVQAAKRLYQERGRDALAQVAKLHFKTTQQVVAG from the coding sequence GTGGTTCGACGGAGTTTTGGTCCGGAAGGACGGCCTCTTCGTCCTGCCGGATCTTCAGGGCTTGAACCCAGACCGGTTGGGGGCTTCGTCGTAGTCGATTGCCGGGTCGGGGTCGATGAGAGCGGGAAGGGCGACTACTTCGGCCCGCTGGTCGTCGCGGCCGTCTACGTCGGGCCGGAACACTATGCGGAGTTGGAAGGCGTGCGCGACAGCAAGACGCTGACGGACGCGAAGTGCCACGCGCTGGCGGGCGTCATCAAGCGCACCTGCCCTTACGCGACGGTCGTCATCGGCCCCTCGAAGTACAACGAGCTTTACGAAAAGATCGGCAATTTGAACTCCCTGCTGGCCTGGGGCCATGCCCGCGCCATCGAGGACGTGCTGGTCAAGGTCGATTGCACGTATGTGATCTCAGACCAGTTCGCCGACCCTGCCGGGCTCAAGCGCAGGCTCATGGAACGCGGCCAGAAGGTAACGCTGGAAAGCCGGGTCCGCGGCGAATCCGACCTCGCGGTGGCGGCCGCATCGATCGTCGCCCGCGACGAGTTCGTCCGACGCCTGGCCAAGCTTGGCGAGCCTTATGGCGTCGCTTTGCCGAAGGGGGCGGGGCCCCAAGTCGTGCAGGCGGCAAAGCGGCTCTACCAGGAGCGCGGACGGGACGCGCTGGCCCAGGTCGCCAAGCTCCATTTCAAGACGACCCAGCAAGTGGTCGCGGGCTAG
- a CDS encoding aminopeptidase, which yields MLDPRVTRLAELLCTHSTRLDPDDTVLVHAFDIPEEVVAEVVRVARTKGADVLVRIESTRVNRALLLGMTERNVRKIADNDLHEMKSATAYISLRGAMNVYEQSDIDAETRSLWQRLHGTPVHLEHRVNHTKWVGLRWPTASMAQQASMSTEAFEDFYFNVCTMDYARMEEAVKPLEDLMNRTDLVEIKGPGETNLTFSIKGNGSKPCVGLRNIPDGECFSAPVRDSVNGVIAYNTVSLYQGIEFTDVRYELKDGKIVDARAGANTERLNQILDTDEGARYIGEWSLGFNPFVLHPMKDTLFDEKIAGSFHFTPGNSYAPPGGNDNKSAIHWDKVVIQRPEYGGGEVWFDGVLVRKDGLFVLPDLQGLNPDRLGASS from the coding sequence ATGCTCGATCCCCGCGTGACGCGCCTGGCCGAACTCCTCTGCACGCACTCCACCAGGCTCGACCCCGACGACACCGTCTTGGTCCACGCCTTCGACATCCCGGAGGAAGTGGTCGCGGAGGTCGTGCGCGTCGCGCGGACGAAGGGCGCTGACGTGCTTGTGCGGATCGAGTCCACCCGGGTGAACCGGGCGCTCCTTCTCGGCATGACGGAGCGCAACGTCCGGAAAATCGCGGACAACGACCTGCACGAAATGAAGTCGGCGACGGCCTATATCAGCCTGCGGGGCGCGATGAACGTCTACGAGCAGAGCGACATCGACGCCGAAACCCGCTCGCTCTGGCAGCGCCTGCACGGCACGCCCGTCCACTTGGAGCACCGGGTCAACCACACGAAGTGGGTGGGACTGCGCTGGCCGACGGCCAGCATGGCGCAACAGGCCTCCATGTCCACCGAGGCTTTCGAAGACTTTTACTTCAATGTCTGCACAATGGACTACGCCCGGATGGAGGAGGCGGTCAAGCCGCTCGAAGACCTGATGAACCGCACCGATCTCGTCGAGATCAAGGGGCCGGGGGAGACGAACCTGACTTTCAGCATCAAGGGGAACGGCAGCAAGCCCTGCGTCGGGCTCCGCAACATCCCCGACGGCGAGTGTTTCTCCGCGCCCGTGCGGGACTCCGTGAACGGCGTCATCGCCTACAACACGGTCTCGCTCTACCAGGGCATCGAGTTCACCGACGTGCGCTATGAGCTGAAGGACGGGAAGATTGTGGACGCCCGCGCTGGCGCGAACACCGAGCGCCTCAACCAGATCCTCGATACGGACGAGGGAGCGCGCTATATCGGCGAGTGGTCGCTTGGGTTCAACCCGTTCGTATTGCATCCCATGAAGGACACCCTCTTCGACGAGAAGATCGCGGGCAGCTTCCACTTCACCCCCGGGAACTCCTACGCGCCCCCCGGCGGAAACGACAACAAGAGCGCGATCCATTGGGACAAGGTGGTGATCCAGCGCCCCGAATATGGAGGCGGCGAGGTGTGGTTCGACGGAGTTTTGGTCCGGAAGGACGGCCTCTTCGTCCTGCCGGATCTTCAGGGCTTGAACCCAGACCGGTTGGGGGCTTCGTCGTAG
- a CDS encoding PEP-CTERM sorting domain-containing protein, with protein sequence MRNTILFAALAMVGAANAQSLWNQALPGSFDNTGLATENRPAGGRLSVLDTASGMTIFGFGANAANNTAKVADDFTVGGPGWIVQSATFWTYQTGATTTSINGGSWEIRTGSDPNSGGLVATGSFGGVTLTDIYRVTDTAKTDTQRRLQQVTVNFANVNLAPGTYTMVWGFTGTLASGPWQPPLTKTGTLNTGNAWQSLSGGAFAPIVDGANPQGLPFWIDGQVVPEPASMIALGAGIAALVARRKKA encoded by the coding sequence ATGCGAAACACGATTCTTTTTGCCGCCCTTGCGATGGTCGGCGCCGCTAACGCGCAGAGCCTTTGGAACCAGGCCCTGCCGGGCTCTTTCGACAACACCGGTCTCGCCACCGAGAACCGCCCGGCCGGCGGTCGCCTGAGCGTGCTGGACACGGCTTCCGGCATGACCATTTTCGGCTTTGGTGCCAACGCCGCGAACAATACGGCCAAGGTCGCTGACGATTTCACGGTCGGCGGGCCGGGCTGGATCGTCCAGTCCGCGACTTTCTGGACTTACCAGACGGGCGCGACGACGACGTCCATCAACGGCGGCTCCTGGGAGATCCGCACGGGTAGCGACCCCAACTCGGGCGGGCTCGTTGCCACCGGCTCTTTCGGCGGCGTCACGCTGACCGACATCTACCGCGTCACTGACACTGCCAAGACTGACACCCAGCGCCGCCTCCAGCAGGTCACCGTGAACTTCGCGAACGTGAACCTCGCTCCGGGCACCTACACGATGGTCTGGGGCTTCACGGGCACTCTCGCCTCCGGCCCCTGGCAGCCGCCGCTCACCAAGACCGGCACGCTGAACACGGGCAACGCCTGGCAGAGCCTCTCGGGTGGCGCGTTCGCCCCGATCGTTGACGGTGCGAACCCGCAGGGCCTTCCGTTCTGGATCGACGGCCAGGTCGTTCCGGAGCCGGCTTCGATGATCGCGCTCGGCGCGGGCATCGCCGCCCTCGTCGCCCGCCGCAAGAAGGCGTAA
- a CDS encoding PEP-CTERM sorting domain-containing protein produces the protein MRNTILIAALAVVGTASAQSLYNNATPAGLTAEGLRTGSRPAGGSYSEVQNPNTNAGYLAQATQARIGDDFTVGGPGWIVNSVNLFTYQTGATTTTITGGSFEIRSGSVTGAVVGTGTFGGVTNTDIYRIFNAQPADNRRVQMVTVNFGALNLVAGNYWLTYDLVGSGSFSGPWVPTLTKVGAGTTTGANAQQFFSGAWAGLVDAGGPQDTPFWINGQVVPEPASMIALGAGIAALVARRKKA, from the coding sequence ATGCGAAACACGATTCTCATCGCCGCCCTTGCGGTGGTCGGCACTGCCAGCGCGCAGAGTCTTTATAACAATGCGACCCCGGCCGGTCTGACCGCCGAAGGCCTCCGAACCGGTTCTCGCCCGGCTGGCGGCAGCTATTCCGAGGTTCAGAACCCGAACACCAACGCTGGCTACCTGGCGCAGGCTACCCAGGCCCGGATCGGCGACGACTTCACCGTGGGCGGCCCGGGCTGGATCGTCAACAGCGTCAACCTGTTCACCTACCAAACCGGCGCGACCACCACGACGATCACCGGCGGCAGCTTCGAGATCCGATCGGGCAGCGTCACCGGCGCCGTGGTCGGAACGGGCACCTTCGGCGGCGTGACCAACACGGACATCTATCGCATCTTCAACGCGCAGCCGGCTGACAACCGCCGCGTCCAGATGGTGACCGTCAACTTCGGCGCCCTCAACCTCGTTGCGGGCAACTACTGGCTGACCTACGACCTTGTCGGCAGCGGCTCGTTCAGCGGCCCGTGGGTTCCCACGCTTACTAAAGTCGGCGCTGGCACCACGACGGGTGCAAACGCGCAGCAGTTCTTCAGCGGCGCGTGGGCAGGCCTTGTCGACGCTGGCGGACCCCAGGACACCCCGTTCTGGATCAACGGCCAGGTCGTTCCGGAGCCGGCTTCGATGATCGCGCTCGGCGCGGGCATCGCCGCCCTCGTCGCCCGCCGCAAGAAGGCGTAA
- a CDS encoding DNA gyrase subunit B: protein MAVPEKFEPSEHEELTSAPGETIAQRVETAYDESSIQVLEGLEAVRRRPGMYVGDNGRKGLHQMFREVLDNAVDEALAGYCDTIHVAMHADGSMSLSDNGRGIPVGKHEKMGISTLTVVMTVLHAGGKFGEGGGYKVSGGLHGVGVSCTNALSQWMVSEVRRDGKVYQQRFERGIPVSEVEVVGDTTETGTTQRWLPDPEILTETTHDKNIIKTRLREIAYLNPSVTIHFTNDNHEEDNETFHFERGIVQLVEDMNEAYDSIHKPIYFQRVREGMEIEVSIQYQTSYNTSILAYSNNIHQPDGGTHVSGFSQALTRVINAYARKMNFLKEKDKNFAADDVLEGLTAVIALKLENPSYNSQDKVKLVTPEVQGVTNSLVGDGLSTYLEENPQIAKRIVDKATIAQRAREEARKAAEAVKRSSAMDSFGLPGKLSDCVSKDPTVSELFIVEGDSAGGSAKGARDRMTQAILPLFGKILNVERARLDKALDNDSVKALISSLGVGIAVQTGRNNDVAEDEGEEPLDEKKNGNPNFDIDKLRYHKIIIMTDADVDGEHIRTLLLTFFYRYMKPLLEHGYVYLAQPPLFVIKVGNNDRYYAADEKERDSIIAGLKKKNYHVTRFKGLGEMNPQELEETTMNPEKRMLLKIDFDPARDMTVEMMFSRLMGDKVEPRREFIEKKAREATDIDWHY from the coding sequence ATGGCTGTGCCAGAAAAGTTTGAACCTTCGGAGCACGAAGAGCTGACGTCCGCCCCCGGCGAGACCATCGCCCAACGCGTCGAGACCGCCTACGACGAGAGTTCCATCCAAGTCTTGGAGGGGCTGGAGGCCGTGCGCCGACGGCCCGGCATGTACGTTGGCGACAACGGCCGGAAGGGCCTGCACCAGATGTTCCGCGAGGTCTTGGACAACGCGGTGGACGAGGCGCTCGCCGGTTACTGCGACACGATCCACGTGGCGATGCACGCAGACGGCTCGATGAGCCTCTCGGACAACGGCCGCGGCATCCCGGTCGGCAAGCACGAGAAAATGGGGATCAGCACCCTCACCGTCGTGATGACGGTGCTGCACGCGGGCGGCAAGTTCGGCGAAGGCGGAGGCTACAAGGTCTCAGGCGGCCTGCACGGCGTCGGCGTCTCCTGTACGAACGCCCTTTCCCAATGGATGGTCTCTGAGGTCCGGCGTGACGGCAAGGTCTACCAGCAGCGCTTCGAGCGCGGCATCCCGGTGAGCGAGGTCGAAGTGGTCGGCGATACGACCGAGACGGGCACGACCCAGCGGTGGCTCCCCGACCCTGAGATCCTCACCGAAACCACCCACGACAAGAACATCATCAAGACGCGCCTGCGGGAGATCGCCTACCTCAACCCCAGCGTCACCATCCATTTCACGAACGACAACCACGAAGAGGACAACGAGACCTTCCACTTCGAGCGGGGCATCGTGCAGCTCGTCGAGGACATGAACGAGGCGTACGACTCGATCCACAAGCCCATCTACTTCCAGCGCGTGCGGGAAGGGATGGAGATCGAAGTCTCGATCCAGTACCAGACCTCTTACAACACCTCGATCCTCGCGTATTCGAACAACATCCACCAGCCCGACGGAGGCACCCACGTCTCCGGATTCAGCCAGGCCCTCACCCGCGTCATCAACGCCTATGCGCGCAAGATGAACTTCCTGAAGGAGAAGGACAAGAACTTCGCCGCGGACGACGTTTTGGAAGGCCTGACCGCGGTGATCGCGCTGAAGCTCGAGAACCCGTCCTATAACTCACAGGACAAGGTCAAGCTGGTTACGCCGGAAGTGCAGGGCGTCACGAACTCCCTGGTGGGCGACGGCCTCTCTACCTACCTCGAAGAGAACCCGCAGATCGCCAAGCGGATCGTGGACAAGGCGACGATCGCGCAGCGCGCCCGCGAAGAAGCGCGGAAGGCGGCGGAAGCGGTCAAACGCTCGAGCGCGATGGATTCGTTCGGCCTGCCCGGCAAGCTCTCCGACTGCGTGAGCAAAGACCCGACCGTGAGCGAGCTCTTCATCGTCGAGGGCGACTCGGCCGGTGGAAGCGCCAAGGGCGCCCGCGACCGCATGACGCAGGCGATCCTGCCGCTCTTCGGCAAGATCCTGAACGTCGAGCGCGCTCGTCTGGACAAAGCCCTGGACAACGACTCGGTCAAAGCCCTCATCTCATCGTTGGGCGTGGGGATCGCGGTCCAGACCGGGCGCAACAACGACGTCGCCGAGGACGAAGGCGAGGAGCCGCTGGACGAGAAGAAGAACGGCAATCCGAACTTCGACATCGACAAGCTGCGCTACCACAAGATCATCATCATGACGGACGCGGACGTTGACGGCGAGCACATCCGGACGCTGCTGCTGACGTTCTTCTACCGGTATATGAAACCACTCCTGGAGCACGGCTACGTCTACCTCGCCCAACCGCCGCTCTTCGTCATCAAGGTCGGCAACAACGACCGCTACTACGCCGCGGACGAAAAGGAACGGGACAGCATCATCGCCGGTCTGAAGAAGAAGAACTACCACGTCACGCGCTTTAAAGGTCTCGGCGAAATGAACCCGCAGGAACTCGAGGAGACGACCATGAATCCCGAGAAGCGCATGTTGCTCAAGATCGACTTCGACCCCGCCCGGGACATGACCGTCGAGATGATGTTCTCGCGCCTCATGGGCGACAAGGTCGAACCGCGCCGCGAGTTCATCGAGAAGAAGGCCCGCGAAGCGACGGACATCGACTGGCATTATTGA
- the ubiE gene encoding bifunctional demethylmenaquinone methyltransferase/2-methoxy-6-polyprenyl-1,4-benzoquinol methylase UbiE, producing the protein MVESGPRADALEKDRRQADIREMFGRIAPKYDRLNFLLSFSLDRSWRSRAVEQLALSPGDSVLDVCCGTGDFLLPLLKAVGEGGNVVGVDFSFPMLRLAGGKVRPRAALGLADARRLPFQSASFNAVTMGWGLRNVVDRDAALREVCRVLKPGGRFVCLDMAGRSEGKLDLPSKVFHWASPALGRIFGEPEAYRYLPESTRGFPTPSDLAEEFRRAGFDDVRVKTVFVGVIAMHLGVKR; encoded by the coding sequence GTGGTAGAAAGCGGGCCCCGGGCAGACGCCCTGGAAAAGGATCGGCGTCAGGCCGACATTCGCGAGATGTTCGGGAGGATCGCCCCGAAGTACGACCGCCTGAACTTCCTCCTCAGCTTCAGTCTCGACCGTTCTTGGCGGTCGCGGGCGGTGGAGCAGCTGGCCCTTTCGCCCGGGGACTCCGTGCTCGACGTCTGCTGCGGCACGGGCGACTTCCTCCTGCCTCTGCTGAAGGCGGTCGGTGAGGGGGGCAACGTGGTGGGTGTCGACTTCAGCTTCCCGATGCTAAGGCTCGCCGGCGGCAAGGTGCGGCCCCGCGCGGCCCTGGGCCTGGCCGACGCGCGGCGGCTGCCTTTCCAATCGGCCTCCTTCAACGCGGTCACGATGGGCTGGGGACTTCGGAACGTCGTGGACCGGGACGCGGCCCTGCGAGAGGTCTGCCGAGTCCTAAAGCCGGGCGGCCGGTTCGTTTGTCTAGACATGGCGGGCCGTTCTGAGGGGAAGCTCGACTTGCCTAGCAAGGTGTTCCATTGGGCCTCGCCCGCGCTGGGGCGGATCTTTGGGGAGCCCGAGGCCTATCGCTACCTGCCGGAGAGCACGCGCGGCTTCCCGACTCCCTCGGACCTCGCCGAGGAGTTCCGCAGGGCGGGCTTTGACGACGTCCGGGTGAAGACGGTCTTCGTCGGAGTGATCGCCATGCACCTGGGGGTGAAGCGGTGA